One region of Cyanobium sp. M30B3 genomic DNA includes:
- a CDS encoding orotate phosphoribosyltransferase has translation MAPHRPQTSQSNAPAPVTTPVSPSGHQLPDTDAGRRQLLLERLAERAYRHGSFTLASGRSSSHYVNCKPVSLSGEGLALLGEQLLAEVETDAAAVAGLTLGADPLVSAVALQAALAGRRLDALIVRKEAKGHGTGAWLEGPLPPAGSTITVLEDVVTTGGSSLKAVTQLRQAGYRVNRVVAIVDRQEGGLEAMTAAGLVLRSLFQLEEIAATAQDGAGAGKP, from the coding sequence ATGGCACCGCACAGGCCGCAAACTAGTCAATCCAACGCGCCAGCACCAGTGACCACTCCGGTCTCCCCATCCGGCCACCAGCTGCCGGACACTGACGCCGGCCGGCGCCAGCTGCTGCTGGAGCGGCTGGCGGAGCGGGCCTACCGCCACGGCAGCTTCACCCTGGCCTCAGGCCGCAGCAGCAGCCACTACGTGAACTGCAAGCCGGTGAGCCTCAGCGGCGAGGGGCTGGCCCTGCTGGGCGAGCAGCTGCTGGCCGAGGTGGAGACTGACGCCGCGGCCGTGGCCGGGCTCACCCTCGGCGCCGACCCCCTGGTGAGTGCGGTGGCCCTGCAGGCGGCCCTGGCGGGGCGCCGCCTCGATGCCCTGATCGTGCGCAAGGAGGCCAAGGGCCATGGCACAGGCGCCTGGCTGGAGGGCCCCCTGCCCCCCGCCGGCAGCACCATCACGGTGCTGGAGGACGTGGTGACCACCGGCGGGTCGTCGCTGAAGGCCGTGACCCAGCTGCGCCAGGCCGGATACCGGGTGAACCGGGTGGTGGCGATCGTGGATCGCCAGGAGGGCGGCCTGGAGGCGATGACCGCCGCCGGCCTGGTGCTGCGCAGCCTCTTCCAGCTCGAGGAGATCGCCGCCACCGCCCAGGACGGGGCAGGGGCCGGGAAGCCATGA
- a CDS encoding amino acid permease → MQRSTGLAGALVIGLGSILGTGVFVSLALAAAPAGEALPLAILLAALLAGANGLSAAQLAAAMPVSGGSYEYAYRLLSPLAGFAAGWLFLCAKTASAAAAALGLAAYLGALLGVDGAALRWWPPLLVALITAAALAGLRRSQWLNSLLVAGALLSLVLFVLGAFSLPALPAAGALPPTGPAALAQATALLFVAYTGYGRIATMGEEVLRPERTIPRAVLLTLAVVLLVYLAVAAGALRLVGPAGLAASLGRAGAPTPPLARLLLDAGWSWGSRVVALGAVLALAGVLLNLVLGLSRVWLAMGRRGDMPSGLAALNAAGTSPQVAVLLSGVLIALLSLGGRLELTWGFSAFTVLGYYAITNLCVLRLTPHQRSFPRDLAWLGLLGCLGLAFQVPPAAWRSGLLVLAVGVLWRWGYRWLRPSAP, encoded by the coding sequence CTGCAGCGCTCCACCGGCCTGGCCGGCGCCCTGGTGATCGGCCTGGGTTCGATCCTGGGCACGGGGGTGTTCGTGAGCCTGGCGCTGGCGGCGGCGCCGGCGGGGGAGGCCCTGCCCCTGGCCATCCTGCTGGCAGCCCTGCTGGCGGGGGCCAATGGTCTCTCGGCCGCCCAGCTGGCGGCTGCCATGCCGGTGAGTGGCGGCAGTTACGAATACGCCTACCGCCTGCTTTCGCCCCTGGCGGGGTTTGCGGCGGGCTGGTTGTTCCTCTGCGCCAAGACCGCCTCCGCCGCGGCCGCAGCCCTGGGCCTGGCCGCCTACCTGGGGGCGTTGCTGGGGGTGGACGGCGCGGCCCTGCGCTGGTGGCCGCCCCTGCTGGTGGCGCTGATCACCGCCGCGGCCCTGGCCGGCCTGCGCCGCAGCCAGTGGCTCAACAGCCTGCTGGTGGCCGGTGCCCTGCTCAGCCTGGTGCTGTTCGTGCTGGGCGCCTTCAGCCTGCCGGCCCTGCCCGCCGCAGGCGCGCTGCCGCCCACCGGCCCCGCCGCCCTGGCCCAGGCCACGGCCCTGCTGTTCGTGGCCTACACCGGCTACGGCCGCATCGCCACCATGGGCGAGGAGGTGCTGCGCCCTGAGCGCACCATCCCGCGGGCCGTGCTGCTCACCCTGGCCGTGGTGCTGCTGGTGTATCTGGCGGTGGCGGCAGGGGCGCTGCGGCTGGTGGGCCCGGCCGGCCTGGCGGCCAGCCTGGGGCGAGCCGGAGCGCCCACGCCGCCCCTGGCCCGCCTGCTGCTCGACGCGGGCTGGAGCTGGGGCAGCCGGGTGGTGGCCCTCGGCGCCGTGCTGGCGCTGGCGGGGGTGCTGCTCAACCTGGTGCTCGGCCTCTCGCGGGTGTGGCTGGCGATGGGCCGTCGCGGCGACATGCCCTCCGGCCTGGCCGCCCTCAACGCGGCCGGCACCAGCCCCCAGGTGGCGGTGCTGCTGAGCGGTGTGCTGATCGCCCTGCTCAGCCTGGGCGGCCGGCTGGAGCTCACCTGGGGCTTCAGCGCCTTCACGGTGCTGGGCTATTACGCCATCACCAACCTCTGCGTGCTGCGCCTGACGCCCCACCAGCGGAGCTTCCCCCGGGACCTGGCCTGGCTGGGCCTGCTCGGCTGCCTGGGCCTGGCCTTCCAGGTGCCGCCCGCCGCCTGGCGGTCCGGCCTGCTGGTGTTGGCGGTGGGTGTGCTCTGGCGCTGGGGTTACCGCTGGCTGCGGCCCAGCGCGCCCTGA
- a CDS encoding ATP-binding cassette domain-containing protein has translation MTRSPHRRFLAYGRRYLWPLFSLALLFNVVYGASTGLVPLVIRSLFDDILPTNDRSRLYLAPLVILGVIGLRAVSQFLGGYLTESVGQRITADLRADLAGKVLELPQSYVDRHPSTVLVSRVLTDVNLVKSGLVDGLSHLVRDGLTLLALVVVAFYQDWLLALIAFILFPLGVWPVLNSSRKVRRHSRKGQTRLAQLAAYLQEALVGSRVVKIFGMQAYELERFQTENRSVLHSALRTTRAKLVNQPLMELIGALGFSAVLIYGGEAVIDGSRTAGSFFAFLTSLYLCYAPFKGLAKANATLQQGLSAAEELFAILDTPADPVDPPQPIPLAGFQRGLEARGVCFAYGDDPVIDQLDLEVPCGRTVALVGPSGGGKSTIIDLFCRFYEPQAGSITLDGVDLRQLALADLRSLISVVDQNTVLFNDTVASNIAYGHASASPEAIEAAARAANAHSFISELPEGYATLIGENGTLLSGGQRQRIAIARALIKNAPLLFLDEATSALDSASEQVVQEALDRLMQNRTTLVVAHRLSTVVNADRICVIECGRVVESGRHGELLARGGRYASLFSTQFASAQPAPAV, from the coding sequence ATGACCCGCTCGCCCCATCGCCGCTTCCTGGCCTACGGCCGCCGCTACCTCTGGCCGCTGTTCAGCCTGGCACTGCTGTTCAACGTCGTGTACGGGGCCTCAACGGGCCTGGTGCCGCTGGTGATCCGCTCCCTGTTCGACGACATCCTGCCGACCAACGATCGCAGCCGCCTCTACCTGGCCCCCCTGGTGATCCTGGGGGTGATCGGCCTGCGGGCCGTGTCCCAGTTTCTGGGTGGCTACCTCACGGAATCGGTGGGGCAGCGGATCACCGCCGACCTGCGGGCCGACCTGGCCGGCAAGGTGCTGGAGCTTCCCCAGTCCTATGTGGACCGCCACCCCTCCACGGTGCTGGTGTCGCGCGTGCTCACCGACGTGAACCTGGTGAAGAGCGGCCTGGTGGATGGCCTCTCCCACCTCGTGCGCGATGGACTCACCCTGCTGGCGCTGGTGGTGGTGGCCTTCTACCAGGACTGGCTGCTGGCGCTGATTGCCTTCATCCTCTTCCCCCTGGGCGTGTGGCCGGTGCTGAACTCCTCCAGGAAGGTGCGCCGGCACTCGCGCAAGGGGCAGACCCGCCTGGCCCAGCTGGCCGCCTACCTGCAGGAGGCGCTGGTGGGCTCGCGGGTGGTGAAGATCTTCGGCATGCAGGCCTACGAGCTGGAACGCTTCCAGACCGAAAACCGCTCGGTGCTCCACTCAGCCCTGCGCACCACCCGGGCCAAGCTGGTGAACCAGCCGCTGATGGAGCTGATCGGCGCCCTGGGCTTCAGTGCCGTGCTGATCTACGGCGGCGAGGCGGTGATCGATGGCAGCCGCACCGCCGGCAGCTTCTTCGCCTTCCTCACCTCGCTGTATCTCTGCTACGCCCCGTTCAAGGGGCTGGCCAAGGCCAATGCCACCCTGCAGCAGGGTCTCTCGGCGGCCGAGGAGCTGTTTGCCATTCTCGACACGCCGGCCGATCCGGTGGATCCTCCCCAGCCCATCCCGCTGGCCGGCTTCCAGCGGGGGCTGGAGGCCAGGGGCGTGTGTTTCGCCTATGGCGACGACCCGGTGATCGACCAGCTGGATCTGGAGGTGCCCTGCGGCCGCACCGTGGCCCTGGTGGGTCCCAGCGGCGGCGGCAAGAGCACGATCATCGATCTCTTCTGCCGCTTCTACGAACCCCAGGCCGGCTCCATCACCCTCGACGGCGTTGATCTGCGCCAGCTGGCCCTGGCCGATCTGCGCAGCCTGATCTCCGTGGTGGATCAGAACACCGTGCTGTTCAACGACACGGTGGCCAGCAACATCGCCTATGGCCACGCCAGCGCCAGCCCCGAGGCAATCGAGGCCGCCGCCCGGGCCGCCAACGCCCACAGCTTCATCAGCGAGCTGCCTGAGGGCTACGCCACCCTGATCGGCGAGAACGGCACCCTGCTCTCGGGCGGTCAGCGTCAGCGGATCGCGATTGCCCGTGCCCTGATCAAGAACGCCCCGCTCCTGTTCCTCGATGAGGCCACCTCGGCGCTCGACTCGGCCTCCGAGCAGGTGGTGCAGGAGGCGCTGGATCGCTTGATGCAGAACCGCACCACCCTGGTGGTGGCCCACCGTCTCTCCACCGTGGTGAATGCCGATCGCATCTGTGTGATCGAGTGCGGGCGGGTGGTGGAGTCCGGCCGTCACGGCGAGCTGCTGGCCCGCGGTGGCCGCTATGCCTCCCTATTTTCAACTCAATTCGCCAGCGCCCAGCCGGCACCCGCGGTATGA
- a CDS encoding phosphoglucomutase/phosphomannomutase family protein: MASAPLPLEAAPIAFGTDGWRGLLGVDITVERLLPVAAAAAAELAYSAPEGLSSREVVIGYDRRFLAPELAEAICSAVRGVDLEPLLADSATPTPASSWAVVERGALGALVITASHNPPEWLGLKIKGPFGGSVEGDFTSRVETRLAAGGINVPIPPPAAGEPRFDALGAYVSGLRAKVDTAALAEGLQRLGLRVVVDPMHGSAAGVLPALLGDQATTSGAIQEIRANRDPLFGGNPPEPLAPYLGELIAAVQASTAAGRPAMGIVFDGDGDRIAAIDERGRFCSTQLLMPLFIDHLARARQLPGTVVKTVSGSDLMQLVAEGLGRTVLEKPVGFKYIAAEMLAGEVLVGGEESGGVGFGMHLPERDAPFAALLLIEALVEGGVPLGERLDALQQAHGGAASYDRLDLRLPDMAARRNLEARLAQAPPAEVAGSPVQEVISTDGVKLRLGPSHWLMLRFSGTEPLLRLYCEAPTAERVTAVLAWARAYAQEG; this comes from the coding sequence ATGGCCTCTGCCCCCCTGCCCCTGGAGGCCGCTCCGATCGCCTTCGGCACCGACGGCTGGCGGGGCCTGCTGGGTGTGGACATCACCGTGGAGCGGCTGCTGCCGGTGGCCGCCGCCGCCGCCGCGGAACTGGCCTACTCCGCCCCGGAGGGCCTGAGCAGCCGCGAGGTGGTGATCGGCTACGACCGCCGCTTCCTGGCGCCGGAACTGGCCGAGGCGATCTGCAGCGCCGTGCGCGGCGTGGATCTCGAACCCCTGCTCGCCGACTCGGCCACCCCCACGCCTGCCTCCAGCTGGGCGGTGGTGGAGCGCGGCGCCCTGGGGGCGCTGGTGATCACCGCCAGCCACAACCCGCCGGAATGGCTCGGCCTGAAGATCAAGGGCCCCTTCGGCGGCTCGGTGGAGGGCGACTTCACTTCACGGGTAGAAACGCGCCTGGCGGCAGGGGGCATCAACGTGCCGATCCCGCCGCCGGCGGCGGGAGAACCCCGCTTTGACGCCCTCGGCGCCTACGTGAGTGGTCTGAGGGCCAAGGTGGACACGGCCGCCCTGGCCGAGGGCCTGCAGCGCCTGGGCCTGCGGGTGGTCGTGGACCCGATGCACGGCTCGGCCGCCGGGGTGCTGCCGGCCCTGCTGGGGGACCAGGCCACCACCAGCGGCGCGATCCAGGAAATCCGCGCCAACCGAGATCCGCTGTTTGGCGGCAACCCCCCGGAGCCCCTGGCCCCTTACCTCGGCGAGCTGATCGCCGCCGTGCAGGCGAGCACCGCCGCCGGGCGGCCGGCGATGGGCATCGTGTTCGACGGCGACGGCGACCGCATCGCCGCCATCGACGAGCGCGGCCGCTTCTGCAGCACCCAGCTGCTGATGCCCCTGTTCATCGACCACCTGGCCCGGGCCCGCCAACTGCCCGGCACCGTGGTGAAAACGGTGAGCGGCTCCGACCTGATGCAGCTGGTGGCCGAGGGTCTGGGGCGCACCGTGCTGGAGAAGCCCGTGGGCTTCAAGTACATCGCCGCCGAGATGCTGGCCGGCGAGGTGTTGGTGGGCGGCGAGGAATCGGGTGGGGTGGGCTTCGGCATGCACCTGCCCGAGCGCGATGCCCCCTTTGCCGCCCTGCTGCTGATCGAGGCCCTGGTGGAGGGGGGCGTGCCCCTGGGCGAGCGGCTCGATGCCCTGCAGCAGGCCCACGGCGGCGCCGCCAGCTACGACCGGCTCGACCTGCGCCTGCCGGACATGGCCGCCCGCCGCAACCTGGAGGCCCGCCTGGCCCAGGCGCCCCCGGCCGAGGTGGCCGGCAGCCCGGTGCAGGAGGTGATCAGCACCGATGGCGTGAAGCTGCGGCTGGGCCCCAGCCACTGGCTGATGCTGCGCTTCTCCGGCACCGAACCGCTGCTGCGCCTCTACTGCGAGGCCCCCACGGCGGAGCGGGTGACCGCGGTGCTGGCCTGGGCCCGCGCCTACGCCCAGGAGGGCTGA
- a CDS encoding type II toxin-antitoxin system PemK/MazF family toxin, which produces MTEEHVSRGDIFLVALNPTRGSEIRKTRPCVIVSPDELNFHLRTFIVAPLTTGGHPYPFRVRCAFDGKNGHVVADQLRTVDRERLVKQLGRLSETTLNELLGVLQSMFAV; this is translated from the coding sequence GTGACTGAGGAACACGTCTCAAGAGGCGATATTTTCCTTGTCGCGTTGAATCCTACTCGCGGATCTGAAATCAGAAAGACAAGGCCTTGTGTCATAGTGTCGCCGGACGAGCTGAATTTTCACCTACGCACTTTCATCGTTGCGCCACTCACAACTGGCGGTCATCCATATCCTTTTCGTGTGCGTTGCGCGTTTGATGGTAAGAACGGTCACGTTGTGGCCGATCAGCTGAGGACTGTAGATAGAGAACGTCTAGTCAAGCAATTGGGGAGACTGTCGGAGACGACGCTCAATGAGCTGCTGGGTGTTCTTCAGTCGATGTTCGCTGTGTAG
- a CDS encoding glycosyltransferase: MAWCLAGLAAAACLGLAILLGGLVLVIRQAPRLRDAAQPLPEGSLTVVVPAYNEEANIAACIASLLASAPPCPQWQVLLVDDGSSDATAAIARASAAASGANAGRFSLLEAGPRPEGERWVGKNWACSRAMDQVQSDWVLFVDADVRLQPATLQRALGQAVDEGADLLSLAPRLTCGCLAEWMVQPIMASLLCLGFPINAANDPADPTAFAAGPFMLFRRTAYAAIGGHRALAGEVVEDLALARRIKGSGYRLRYLLGLDAADLRMYADFAALWEGWSKNWFLGLDRSLVKALGAAAVVVLLFSGPWLLAPAAAISLALLGEPTGLQAPLQAALALALLGIGLQLALRLWTRQAFALPLRHWWLMGAGGLVVGALAPTSVWRTLSGRGWTWKGRALG, from the coding sequence CTGGCCTGGTGCCTGGCTGGGCTGGCGGCGGCGGCCTGCCTGGGGCTGGCGATCCTGCTGGGGGGGCTGGTGCTGGTGATCCGCCAGGCACCCCGGCTGCGGGACGCGGCCCAGCCCCTGCCAGAGGGTTCACTCACGGTGGTGGTGCCGGCCTACAACGAGGAGGCCAACATCGCCGCCTGCATCGCCAGCCTGCTGGCCAGCGCGCCGCCCTGCCCCCAGTGGCAGGTGCTGCTCGTGGATGACGGCAGCAGCGATGCCACGGCCGCCATCGCCAGGGCCAGCGCCGCGGCCAGCGGCGCCAACGCCGGGCGGTTCTCGCTGCTGGAGGCGGGGCCCCGGCCGGAGGGGGAACGCTGGGTGGGCAAGAACTGGGCCTGCAGCCGGGCGATGGACCAGGTGCAGAGCGACTGGGTGCTGTTCGTGGACGCCGACGTGCGCCTGCAGCCCGCCACGCTGCAACGTGCCCTGGGCCAGGCGGTGGACGAGGGGGCGGATCTGCTCAGCCTGGCCCCCAGGCTCACCTGCGGCTGCCTGGCGGAATGGATGGTGCAGCCGATCATGGCCAGCCTGCTCTGCCTGGGCTTTCCGATCAACGCTGCCAACGACCCGGCGGATCCCACGGCCTTCGCGGCCGGGCCGTTCATGCTCTTCCGCCGCACGGCCTACGCGGCGATCGGCGGCCACCGGGCCCTGGCGGGGGAGGTGGTGGAGGATCTGGCCCTGGCGCGGCGCATCAAGGGGAGCGGCTACCGCCTGCGCTACCTGCTCGGCCTGGACGCGGCCGACCTGCGCATGTATGCCGACTTCGCGGCGCTGTGGGAGGGCTGGAGCAAGAACTGGTTCCTGGGGCTGGACCGCAGCCTGGTGAAAGCCCTCGGGGCCGCGGCGGTGGTGGTGCTGCTGTTCAGCGGGCCCTGGCTGCTGGCGCCGGCGGCGGCGATCAGCCTGGCCCTGCTGGGCGAGCCAACGGGGCTGCAGGCACCCCTGCAGGCGGCCCTTGCCCTGGCCCTGCTGGGGATCGGCCTGCAGCTGGCCCTGCGGCTATGGACCCGCCAGGCCTTTGCCCTGCCCCTGCGGCACTGGTGGCTGATGGGGGCGGGCGGCCTGGTGGTGGGGGCCCTGGCGCCCACCTCCGTGTGGCGCACCCTCAGCGGCCGCGGCTGGACCTGGAAGGGCCGCGCCCTGGGCTGA
- the rdgB gene encoding RdgB/HAM1 family non-canonical purine NTP pyrophosphatase yields the protein MTTGFSGDRPVLVIASGNPGKVREFSHLLAELQLEIRPQPEGLEVAETGDTFAENARLKASAAARATGCWALADDSGLSVTALGGAPGVHSARYAASDEARIARLLRELAGAGDRSARFTAALAVADPSGTIRLEVEGVCPGLILAEGRGSGGFGYDPVFFVPETGLSYAEMDKQLKGRIGHRGQAFAQLAPQLRELLGAESAQRRG from the coding sequence GTGACCACCGGTTTCTCAGGAGATCGACCAGTGCTGGTGATCGCCAGCGGCAATCCGGGCAAGGTGCGGGAGTTCAGCCATCTGCTGGCAGAGCTGCAGCTGGAGATCCGCCCCCAGCCCGAGGGCCTGGAGGTAGCGGAAACGGGCGACACCTTCGCCGAGAACGCCCGGCTCAAGGCCTCAGCCGCGGCCCGCGCCACCGGCTGCTGGGCCCTGGCCGACGACTCCGGCCTGAGCGTGACGGCCCTCGGCGGCGCCCCCGGCGTGCATTCGGCCCGCTACGCAGCCAGCGACGAGGCCCGCATCGCCCGGCTGCTGCGGGAGCTGGCAGGTGCTGGCGACCGCTCAGCCCGGTTCACCGCCGCGCTGGCGGTGGCCGATCCCAGCGGCACGATTCGCCTGGAGGTGGAGGGCGTGTGCCCGGGCCTGATCCTGGCGGAGGGCCGCGGCTCCGGCGGCTTCGGCTACGACCCGGTGTTCTTCGTGCCCGAGACCGGCCTCAGCTACGCCGAGATGGACAAGCAGCTCAAGGGCCGCATCGGCCACCGGGGCCAGGCCTTTGCCCAGCTGGCGCCGCAGCTGCGGGAGTTGCTGGGAGCGGAATCAGCACAGCGGCGTGGATGA
- a CDS encoding carotenoid oxygenase family protein produces the protein MTPSPVPATASPAASSPRFARDDWASAFRNVGVELSDVPLEAARGTIPAELRGTLYRNGPGRLERGGQWVHHPFDGDGMITALRFEGGGAALRNRFVRTEGWQAEEQAGTFVYRGVFGTQKPGGVLANAFDLRLKNIANTHVVRLGDQLLALWEAAEPHALDPDTLETRGLSRLDGLLKAGEAFSAHPRFDPGHHGSPRMVTFGVKAGPTSTIRLMEFATQDEPAAGVKAGQLLAERRDSFKGFAFLHDFAITPHWAVFLQNAVAFNPLPFVLGQKGAAQCLASKPGQAGAFWLIPRPGAGRSGPDGALAAPIQVPAPEGFVFHHLNAFETAGPGGEGRELVIDSIVYADFPSIGPGTDFRAVDFDSIPEGQLMRCRIDLERARSEPEQAVRQEWLEQRCCEFACVNPARQGLDARYAWMAVAERERGNDPLQAIEKLDLATGECLVWSAAPRGFVSEPLMVPDPTVAANDPASEDRGWVLCLVWNGARCASDLVILNAADMREQAVLELPLAIPHGLHGSWVPVGA, from the coding sequence ATGACCCCCAGCCCCGTACCAGCCACAGCCAGCCCAGCAGCCAGCAGCCCCCGGTTCGCGCGTGACGACTGGGCCAGCGCCTTCCGCAACGTGGGCGTGGAGCTCAGTGATGTGCCTCTGGAGGCAGCCCGGGGCACGATCCCCGCCGAGTTGCGCGGCACGCTCTACCGCAACGGGCCGGGCCGGCTGGAGCGCGGCGGCCAGTGGGTGCACCACCCCTTCGACGGCGACGGCATGATCACCGCCCTGCGCTTCGAGGGCGGCGGGGCGGCGCTGCGCAACCGCTTCGTGCGCACCGAGGGCTGGCAGGCCGAGGAGCAGGCCGGCACGTTCGTGTATCGCGGCGTGTTCGGCACCCAGAAGCCCGGCGGGGTGCTGGCCAACGCCTTCGACCTGCGGCTCAAGAACATCGCCAACACCCATGTGGTGCGGCTAGGTGATCAGCTGCTGGCCCTGTGGGAGGCGGCCGAGCCCCACGCCCTCGATCCCGACACGCTGGAGACCCGCGGTCTCTCGCGCCTCGATGGCCTGCTCAAGGCCGGTGAGGCCTTCAGCGCCCACCCCCGCTTCGATCCCGGCCACCATGGCAGCCCGCGGATGGTGACCTTCGGCGTCAAGGCCGGCCCCACCAGCACCATCCGGCTGATGGAGTTCGCCACGCAGGACGAGCCGGCTGCCGGCGTGAAGGCCGGCCAGCTGCTGGCCGAGCGCCGCGACAGCTTCAAGGGCTTCGCCTTCCTGCACGACTTCGCCATCACCCCTCACTGGGCGGTGTTTCTGCAGAACGCCGTGGCCTTCAACCCCCTGCCCTTCGTGCTGGGGCAGAAGGGGGCGGCCCAGTGCCTGGCCAGCAAGCCCGGGCAGGCCGGCGCCTTCTGGCTGATCCCCCGCCCCGGCGCCGGCCGTTCCGGCCCAGACGGCGCGCTGGCGGCGCCGATTCAGGTGCCGGCGCCTGAGGGCTTCGTGTTCCACCACCTCAACGCCTTCGAGACCGCAGGCCCTGGGGGGGAAGGCCGGGAGCTGGTGATCGACTCGATCGTGTACGCCGACTTCCCCTCGATCGGCCCGGGCACCGACTTCCGAGCGGTCGATTTCGACAGCATTCCCGAAGGCCAGCTGATGCGCTGCCGCATCGACCTGGAGCGCGCCCGCAGCGAGCCCGAGCAGGCTGTGCGCCAGGAGTGGCTGGAGCAGCGCTGCTGTGAGTTCGCCTGCGTGAATCCGGCCCGCCAGGGGCTCGACGCCCGCTACGCCTGGATGGCGGTGGCCGAGCGCGAGCGCGGCAACGACCCCCTGCAGGCGATCGAGAAGCTGGATCTGGCCACGGGTGAGTGCCTGGTGTGGAGCGCCGCGCCGCGGGGCTTCGTGAGCGAGCCGCTGATGGTGCCCGATCCCACGGTCGCAGCCAATGATCCCGCCTCTGAGGATCGGGGCTGGGTGTTGTGCCTGGTGTGGAACGGTGCCCGTTGCGCCAGCGACCTGGTGATCCTCAACGCCGCCGACATGCGCGAACAGGCGGTGCTGGAGCTTCCCCTGGCCATTCCCCACGGGCTGCATGGCAGCTGGGTGCCGGTGGGGGCTTGA
- a CDS encoding DUF393 domain-containing protein — protein sequence MTATPRQASPQPSPASPVLVFDGGCVFCRHFAELSELRSGIPGLEIRDGRADQALRASLAARGYHLRDGAMLLDGERVLHGADAIQWLCARMAPSAALLRLLAPLLAGPQRAQRLYPLLLLARRAALAVRGLPVDPDQGALGRSQR from the coding sequence GTGACCGCCACACCCCGCCAGGCCTCACCCCAGCCATCGCCGGCGTCGCCAGTGCTGGTGTTCGATGGCGGCTGTGTGTTCTGCCGCCACTTCGCCGAGCTCAGCGAGCTGCGCAGCGGCATTCCCGGCCTGGAGATCCGCGACGGCCGCGCCGACCAGGCCCTGCGCGCCAGCCTGGCCGCCCGGGGGTACCACCTGCGGGATGGGGCGATGCTGCTCGATGGCGAGCGGGTGCTGCATGGCGCCGACGCCATCCAGTGGCTCTGCGCCCGGATGGCGCCCAGTGCCGCCCTGCTGCGCCTGCTGGCGCCGCTGCTGGCCGGGCCGCAGCGGGCCCAGCGGCTCTACCCCCTGCTGCTGCTGGCGCGGCGGGCGGCCCTGGCCGTGCGCGGGCTGCCGGTGGATCCCGATCAGGGCGCGCTGGGCCGCAGCCAGCGGTAA
- a CDS encoding folate-binding protein translates to MSIQAPWTWIPSGACRLEQPAGLMRLEGPDALRVLHGQTSASIEGAQAGSWIPTCCITATARLRALAEVLVDGGGAWLLVGSGDPAAVHQAIDRVLFPADRASLGPLQTVRWITPLGAGQEQLASAAPGSWRPCGGGEGWMLGNSVVLPLGQPLPPELAERRPLEPGEAERWRIQQGLPAAPAELNDDHNPFELGLAGRVGLSKGCYVGQETLAKLATYDGVKQQLRRWHWQRSGGEPEPEAGQELVRPALDGDSPEGRLGRITSVLELADGERIGLAMVRRAGLDAPRLQAGAATETGAALLSLSLPEQFAAPPVGAGGGD, encoded by the coding sequence ATGAGCATCCAAGCTCCCTGGACCTGGATTCCCAGCGGCGCCTGCCGCCTGGAGCAGCCCGCCGGCCTGATGCGGCTGGAAGGCCCCGACGCCCTGCGGGTGCTGCACGGCCAGACCAGCGCCAGCATCGAGGGCGCCCAGGCCGGCAGCTGGATCCCCACCTGCTGCATCACGGCCACCGCCCGGCTGCGGGCCCTGGCGGAGGTGCTGGTGGATGGGGGCGGGGCCTGGCTGCTGGTGGGCAGCGGCGATCCGGCCGCGGTGCACCAGGCGATCGACCGGGTGCTGTTTCCCGCCGACCGGGCCAGCCTCGGCCCCCTGCAGACGGTGCGCTGGATCACGCCCCTCGGCGCCGGACAGGAGCAGCTGGCGAGCGCCGCCCCCGGCAGCTGGCGGCCCTGCGGCGGCGGTGAGGGCTGGATGCTGGGCAACAGCGTGGTGCTGCCGCTGGGTCAGCCCCTGCCGCCGGAGCTGGCGGAACGCCGCCCCCTGGAGCCAGGCGAGGCGGAGCGCTGGCGGATCCAGCAGGGCCTGCCGGCGGCGCCCGCCGAACTCAACGACGACCACAACCCCTTCGAGCTGGGCCTGGCGGGGCGGGTGGGGCTGAGCAAGGGCTGCTACGTGGGCCAGGAAACCCTGGCCAAGCTGGCCACCTACGACGGCGTGAAGCAGCAGCTGCGCCGCTGGCACTGGCAACGGAGTGGTGGCGAGCCGGAACCGGAAGCGGGCCAGGAGCTGGTCAGGCCCGCCCTGGATGGAGACAGCCCGGAGGGTCGCCTGGGCCGGATCACCTCGGTGCTGGAGCTGGCCGACGGCGAGCGCATCGGCCTGGCGATGGTGCGCCGGGCCGGCCTGGATGCGCCCCGCCTGCAGGCTGGCGCGGCAACGGAGACGGGTGCGGCACTGCTGAGCCTGTCGCTGCCGGAGCAGTTCGCGGCGCCACCGGTGGGAGCCGGAGGCGGTGACTGA